From a single Acidobacteriota bacterium genomic region:
- a CDS encoding TatA/E family twin arginine-targeting protein translocase — MGPIGMPELIVILVIALIIFGPRKLPELGRSLGKSIAEFKRASNELKNTLEEEIRVEDGKAASAARQVPPAEHATPPSAPPPSGQAN, encoded by the coding sequence ATGGGTCCCATCGGCATGCCGGAACTAATCGTCATCCTGGTCATCGCGCTGATCATCTTCGGACCGCGCAAGCTGCCCGAACTCGGCCGATCGCTTGGAAAGAGCATCGCCGAGTTCAAGCGCGCCTCGAACGAGCTGAAGAACACACTCGAAGAGGAAATCCGCGTCGAGGACGGGAAGGCGGCGTCAGCCGCCAGGCAGGTGCCCCCCGCCGAGCACGCCACACCGCCGTCGGCGCCGCCACCGTCCGGTCAGGCCAACTAA
- the tatC gene encoding twin-arginine translocase subunit TatC: MDFPFRHKQPAEIGPPRSSLPASVDPDDADDDGAGKMSFLEHLDELRKRLTVSAIALAVGVLIAFLFIDRIFDFIMLPLASAMPKGSSLVATEPTEFFMLYMKIALLAGVVIAAPAITWQLWLFVAPGLYAKEKRFAVPFIVLASVCFVLGAAFSHYYIFPVAWKFLANFKPEYTLFMPKVEAVFSLYSMLLLATGIVFEMPAVILVLARMGLVTPGFLWRKLKYSILIIFIVAAVITPTGDMVTQSLVAAPMIGLYFISIIIAWVFGKKREQEPADTD; the protein is encoded by the coding sequence ATGGATTTTCCGTTTCGCCACAAGCAGCCGGCCGAGATCGGCCCGCCTCGATCCTCCCTACCCGCGTCAGTTGATCCGGATGATGCCGACGATGATGGTGCGGGGAAGATGTCGTTTCTTGAGCATCTGGACGAACTCCGGAAGCGCCTGACGGTGTCGGCGATCGCGCTTGCCGTGGGAGTGCTGATCGCGTTCTTGTTCATTGACCGCATCTTCGACTTCATCATGCTGCCGCTCGCCAGCGCGATGCCGAAGGGGTCGAGCCTGGTCGCCACCGAGCCGACCGAATTCTTCATGCTGTACATGAAGATCGCCCTGCTGGCCGGCGTCGTCATCGCCGCGCCTGCGATCACCTGGCAGTTGTGGCTGTTTGTCGCGCCCGGGCTCTACGCGAAGGAGAAACGCTTCGCGGTACCGTTTATTGTGCTGGCCTCGGTGTGCTTCGTGCTCGGCGCCGCCTTCTCCCACTACTACATCTTCCCGGTGGCGTGGAAATTCCTGGCCAATTTCAAGCCCGAGTACACGCTCTTCATGCCGAAGGTTGAGGCGGTGTTTTCGCTGTACTCGATGTTGCTGCTCGCTACGGGCATCGTCTTCGAGATGCCGGCGGTCATCCTGGTGCTGGCGCGCATGGGCCTGGTGACGCCGGGGTTTCTGTGGCGCAAACTCAAGTACTCGATCCTGATCATCTTCATCGTCGCGGCCGTCATCACGCCGACTGGCGATATGGTGACGCAGTCACTCGTGGCCGCTCCGATGATCGGGCTCTACTTCATCAGCATCATCATCGCCTGGGTCTTCGGCAAGAAGCGGGAGCAGGAACCCGCCGACACCGACTGA
- the proS gene encoding proline--tRNA ligase: MAEKDDKKEQFITAITPRSEDFSRWYTDLVRRAEMADYSPVKGCMVIRPYGYAVWELIQRGLDDRFKATGHVNAYFPLLIPKSLLMKEAEHVAGFAPQVAWVTKGGTEELDEPLVLRPTSEAIIGTMYAKWIKSWRDLPVLINQWANIVRWEKVTRLFLRTTEFLWQEGHTAHETAEEAEEETLKILALYKEFCETELAMPVMAGRKSESEKFAGASRTYSIEALMGDGRALQAGTSHNLGQNFAKAFDIKFQARDKSLQYIWGTSWGVSTRLIGGVIMTHGDETGLVLPPRVAPYQVVIVPIPRGNWRETVLPRAQEIKAALIANGMRVMLDDRDAYTPGWKFSEWELRGVPLRLEIGPKDIEKQQVMLARRDTREKIPTPMDGLTGRVKDLLDAIQQNLFDRALAFQRDHTTETTSYDEFKQIMDGRPGFVVSPWCGTDACEAEIKTETQATIRNLPMEGGPASATCIKCGKPAVADAWFAKSY, translated from the coding sequence ATGGCCGAGAAAGACGACAAGAAGGAACAGTTCATCACGGCGATCACGCCACGGTCGGAGGATTTCTCCAGGTGGTACACGGATCTGGTCCGTCGTGCCGAGATGGCCGACTACTCACCGGTCAAGGGCTGCATGGTGATCAGGCCCTACGGCTATGCCGTCTGGGAACTCATCCAGCGTGGTCTCGACGATCGTTTCAAGGCTACGGGCCATGTCAACGCGTACTTCCCGCTGCTGATTCCCAAGAGCCTCCTGATGAAGGAGGCGGAGCACGTCGCGGGGTTCGCCCCGCAGGTGGCCTGGGTGACCAAAGGCGGGACCGAGGAACTCGACGAGCCGCTGGTGCTGCGTCCGACGTCGGAAGCCATCATCGGAACCATGTACGCGAAGTGGATCAAGTCGTGGCGGGACCTGCCCGTTCTGATCAACCAGTGGGCCAACATCGTGCGCTGGGAAAAGGTGACGCGGCTGTTTCTCCGCACGACCGAATTCCTGTGGCAGGAAGGCCACACGGCGCACGAGACCGCGGAAGAGGCCGAAGAGGAGACGCTGAAGATCCTGGCGCTCTACAAGGAGTTCTGCGAGACCGAGCTAGCCATGCCGGTGATGGCCGGGCGCAAGTCGGAGAGCGAGAAGTTCGCCGGGGCGTCGCGCACGTACTCGATCGAGGCCCTGATGGGCGACGGGCGTGCGCTGCAGGCCGGCACCTCTCACAACCTCGGCCAGAATTTCGCCAAGGCGTTCGACATAAAGTTTCAAGCGCGCGACAAGTCGCTGCAGTACATCTGGGGCACGTCCTGGGGTGTGTCGACCCGGCTGATCGGCGGCGTGATCATGACGCATGGTGACGAGACGGGCCTGGTGCTGCCGCCGCGTGTGGCGCCGTACCAGGTGGTCATCGTGCCGATCCCTCGCGGAAACTGGCGCGAGACCGTCCTGCCTCGAGCGCAGGAGATCAAGGCGGCCCTGATCGCCAACGGGATGCGCGTGATGCTCGACGACCGCGATGCGTACACGCCGGGCTGGAAGTTTTCGGAGTGGGAGCTGCGCGGTGTGCCGCTGCGGCTCGAAATCGGGCCGAAGGACATCGAGAAACAGCAGGTGATGCTCGCCCGGCGCGACACACGCGAGAAGATCCCGACCCCGATGGATGGACTCACGGGTCGCGTCAAGGACCTGCTCGATGCGATCCAGCAGAATCTGTTTGATCGGGCACTGGCGTTCCAGCGCGATCACACCACCGAGACGACCTCGTACGACGAGTTCAAGCAGATCATGGACGGTCGCCCCGGGTTCGTCGTGTCGCCGTGGTGCGGCACCGACGCGTGCGAGGCCGAAATCAAGACGGAGACACAGGCAACCATCCGCAACCTGCCGATGGAAGGCGGGCCGGCCAGCGCCACGTGCATCAAGTGCGGCAAGCCAGCGGTGGCGGACGCCTGGTTCGCGAAGTCCTACTGA
- the aroB gene encoding 3-dehydroquinate synthase encodes MSSPIRIDVATPSRSYPVLVGSGLLPQLRRALDEAGCGTRRFLVSNQTVWRFWGDAVREALPDAEAVMVPDGERFKILPTVARIYDTLQRAGADRSAVLITVGGGVVGDMGGFAAATYMRGITLVHVPTTLLAQVDASVGGKVGVNLPGGKNLVGAFHQPALVLTDPEVLQTLPRREFRAGIYEVIKYGVACSRDLFVRLQGGLGPISRRDAATLTPVIADCCRIKAEIVGRDEREAGPRRILNFGHTAGHALEALTRYRRFLHGEAVAYGMLVAAELALARGLMSADDRDALASLIVQLGPLPPLGDLAAPATIEQMRRDKKVHEGRLHMVLPAAIGSASIVDDVTDDELMRALTGVGLAESA; translated from the coding sequence ATGTCATCACCGATTCGCATTGATGTCGCGACCCCGTCGCGTTCGTACCCCGTGCTGGTGGGATCGGGCCTCCTCCCGCAGTTGCGGCGCGCGCTTGACGAAGCCGGGTGCGGAACCCGCCGGTTCCTGGTGTCGAACCAGACCGTCTGGCGTTTCTGGGGCGACGCGGTTCGCGAGGCGTTACCTGACGCCGAAGCGGTGATGGTGCCCGACGGCGAGCGCTTCAAGATCCTGCCGACCGTGGCGAGGATCTACGACACCCTGCAGCGCGCCGGCGCGGATCGGTCCGCCGTCCTCATCACGGTCGGCGGCGGCGTGGTCGGCGACATGGGCGGCTTCGCAGCCGCCACCTATATGCGCGGCATCACCCTGGTGCACGTGCCGACGACCCTGCTGGCCCAGGTCGATGCATCGGTCGGCGGCAAGGTTGGCGTCAATCTGCCGGGAGGCAAGAATCTTGTCGGTGCGTTCCATCAGCCGGCGCTCGTGCTGACCGATCCGGAGGTCCTGCAGACGCTGCCGCGCCGGGAGTTCCGCGCCGGGATCTACGAAGTCATCAAGTACGGTGTCGCGTGCAGCCGGGACCTGTTCGTGCGGTTGCAGGGGGGCCTGGGTCCGATTTCCAGGCGCGATGCGGCCACGCTGACGCCCGTGATTGCCGACTGTTGCCGGATCAAGGCGGAGATCGTCGGGAGAGACGAGCGCGAGGCGGGCCCCCGCAGGATTCTGAATTTCGGCCACACGGCCGGGCACGCGCTCGAGGCGCTGACGCGCTACCGTCGTTTCCTGCACGGCGAGGCGGTGGCGTACGGCATGCTGGTCGCCGCGGAACTGGCGCTCGCCAGGGGACTGATGAGCGCCGATGACCGTGACGCGCTCGCGAGCCTGATCGTTCAGCTTGGGCCGTTACCTCCCCTCGGGGATCTCGCAGCTCCCGCGACGATCGAGCAGATGCGGCGGGACAAGAAAGTCCACGAAGGACGCCTGCACATGGTCCTTCCCGCCGCGATTGGATCAGCCAGCATTGTGGATGATGTGACTGACGACGAACTGATGCGGGCGCTGACCGGTGTCGGTCTCGCGGAATCGGCCTAG
- a CDS encoding pilus assembly PilX N-terminal domain-containing protein produces the protein MWLRDRCADDNTRGGQTGETDRNAQSGAALIAVLAILMLVSVVGLGLALTTSLEPAIASAHEASLSSAYAAEAGLAIAIHELNGIADWNLVLSGQVRSAILQSSTDARLLLPDGTQADVRSLTNVANCGHTAVCTNAELDAFTTDRPWGPNNPRWQVFGHRRLDQFVSTDSAPPPCEVIVWVGDDPAELDGDPLRDSQPAADGTRRPGAGVIVVRAEGFGIRAAHRVVTVTVSRSPAGDQPPQVVAWREIR, from the coding sequence ATGTGGCTCCGCGATCGATGCGCAGATGATAATACACGCGGCGGCCAGACCGGCGAGACCGATCGGAACGCTCAGAGTGGTGCGGCGCTCATCGCGGTGTTGGCCATCCTGATGCTGGTCTCGGTGGTCGGCCTGGGCCTCGCGCTCACGACCAGTCTGGAACCGGCCATCGCGTCGGCACACGAGGCGTCGCTCAGTAGCGCGTATGCGGCTGAAGCCGGTCTGGCCATCGCGATCCACGAACTCAACGGCATCGCGGATTGGAACCTGGTGCTCTCGGGGCAGGTCCGGTCCGCCATCCTCCAATCCAGCACCGATGCACGCCTGCTCCTTCCGGACGGCACGCAGGCCGACGTGCGAAGCCTCACCAACGTCGCCAACTGCGGGCACACTGCCGTCTGCACGAATGCCGAACTGGACGCCTTCACGACTGATCGGCCGTGGGGTCCGAACAATCCGCGCTGGCAGGTGTTTGGGCACCGGCGACTGGATCAATTCGTGTCGACTGATTCCGCGCCGCCTCCGTGCGAGGTGATCGTCTGGGTTGGCGATGACCCGGCGGAACTGGACGGAGATCCCTTACGCGACAGCCAGCCGGCAGCTGATGGCACGCGTCGGCCTGGCGCCGGCGTCATCGTCGTTCGCGCCGAAGGCTTTGGCATCCGCGCGGCCCACCGGGTTGTGACCGTGACGGTGAGCCGTTCTCCGGCAGGGGACCAGCCGCCTCAGGTTGTCGCGTGGCGGGAGATCCGGTAG